A genomic region of Nostoc sp. UHCC 0702 contains the following coding sequences:
- a CDS encoding nicotinate phosphoribosyltransferase, translating to MSITKMLGNITQYISEAAMRIFGPNDDAYPNIGVQPFTGEPYKKGTADSW from the coding sequence ATGTCTATTACCAAAATGCTTGGTAACATAACGCAATATATTTCTGAAGCTGCAATGCGGATTTTTGGCCCTAATGATGATGCTTATCCTAATATTGGGGTACAACCATTTACAGGCGAACCTTATAAAAAAGGTACAGCCGATAGTTGGTAG
- a CDS encoding alpha-1,2-fucosyltransferase: protein MIQKKRLLIYTHFGGRFANQLFVQAHFMAFLFEHPDDFDFINLSFTPYRRLLENTSKQPICIYPTHHKRWKSFRWMNYLLNIKLPKVSHIQKATTTRILYTFAKNLGISALLVGYINPPDLVGHRIDSLDLAYPNDIRLFYQANTTLVTGWGFRSWALVEKHQDKIREGLMFNSTYTQVAQKFIQNLRKQYDFLIGVLIRQGDYRGWSEGKYYFETEEYINWMKQAKEVFGATRNVAFVVASDDKQDSSKFQDLNVYFATGFAVGKGHYVENIAELSMCDIVMTPPSTFGVWAAFLGDIPVLPVGRTQVISENNLLKNHIFDALKHPYLSVSIK, encoded by the coding sequence ATGATACAAAAAAAAAGACTCTTAATTTATACTCATTTTGGAGGTAGGTTTGCTAACCAACTCTTCGTTCAAGCTCACTTTATGGCATTTTTGTTTGAGCATCCTGATGATTTTGATTTTATTAACTTATCTTTCACTCCATATCGTCGTTTGTTAGAAAATACATCAAAACAGCCAATTTGTATCTACCCTACTCATCATAAACGATGGAAATCTTTCCGATGGATGAACTATTTACTCAATATCAAACTACCTAAAGTATCACACATACAAAAAGCCACCACTACCAGAATTTTGTATACTTTTGCTAAAAATTTAGGGATTTCGGCTTTATTAGTCGGATATATTAACCCACCAGATTTAGTTGGACACAGAATCGATAGTCTAGATTTAGCTTACCCCAATGATATTCGTCTATTTTACCAAGCTAATACAACTCTTGTGACAGGATGGGGTTTTAGAAGTTGGGCATTAGTTGAAAAGCACCAGGATAAGATCAGGGAAGGATTGATGTTCAATTCAACTTACACTCAAGTTGCCCAGAAATTTATACAAAATTTAAGAAAACAGTATGATTTTCTAATTGGAGTATTGATTAGGCAAGGAGACTACAGAGGATGGTCTGAAGGCAAATACTATTTTGAAACAGAAGAATATATTAACTGGATGAAGCAAGCCAAAGAAGTGTTTGGCGCAACAAGAAATGTAGCATTTGTAGTCGCATCTGACGATAAGCAAGATTCTTCTAAATTTCAAGATTTAAACGTTTACTTTGCTACTGGCTTTGCCGTTGGTAAAGGACATTATGTAGAAAATATTGCTGAGTTATCAATGTGTGATATCGTTATGACACCCCCATCTACTTTTGGGGTATGGGCTGCATTTTTAGGTGACATACCTGTTTTACCAGTGGGCAGAACACAAGTCATTAGTGAAAATAATTTATTGAAAAATCATATTTTTGATGCTTTAAAGCATCCTTACCTCTCAGTATCGATTAAATAG